GCCTCTGCGGCTTCCGGACGGGGTTCGTCCGCCAGGCCAATGGCGCCAATGAGATGAGGCCCTCCAGCATGTTCGCATGCTTCCCGGCTGGCTACCAGCACCACACTGCGGCGCTTTCCCTGGAGCGCCTCGAGCTGTTCCCGGGCCTCCGGGTTGAGCAGGGCGTACTGTTCCATCAGGCGGGCGTTGCCCAGGATAAAGAGACAGCCGTTGACGCGCGCCATGGCGCCCTGGCCGGCGAGCGCCCGGTAATCCTCGGCCTTCCAGCGCATCAGGCCGCGCTCTTGTGCGGCGGATACAATCGCTTCGCTCAGCGCGTGGCTGGAGCGCTCCTCAATGGAGGCGGCAATGGCCAGCAGTTCCTCCGGTTTATGGCCGTTGAAGCTGATGAGATCGGTCACGACGGGCCGGCCGCGGGTGAGGGTGCCGGTCTTGTCGAAGGCCACTGCTTTGAGCCGGCCGGCGTTCTCCAGATGCAGGCCTCCTTTGATCAGTATGCCCTGGCGGGCGGCCTGGCTCAGCGCGGAGACGATGGCCACCGGAGTGGAGATTACGAGCGCGCAGGGACAGGAGATGACCAGCAGGGTGAGCGCCCGGTAGAGCCAGGGCAGGAAGGGTTCCCCGAGCGCAAGGGGAGGCACCGCGGCAATGCCGGCGGCCAGCGCCAGCACGACCGGGGTATACACCGCCGCGAAGCGGTCTACCAGACGCTGGGATGGGGCGCGCGAGCCCTGGGCCTCCTGCACCATGTGGACGATGCGCGCCAGGGTATTGTCCTGTGCGAGGCAGGTGACGGCGATTTCCAGCGCGCCCTCGCCGTTGAGGGTGCCGGCGTACACCACATCGCCTGGGCCTTTCTCCACCGGCATGGATTCCCCGGTGATGGGAGATTGGTCCACGCTGGAGCGGCCGGCCAGCACCTGTCCATCCATGGGGATGCGCTCACCAGGACGCACCAGGATGCGGTCGCCGACCTGGAGGGTCTCCACCGGTACCTTCTCTTCCATGCCGTCGCGCAGGCGTGCCGCCAGGCGCGGTGAGAGGTCGAAGAGCTTCTGGATGGCATTCCGGGCGCGGTCCATGGTGCGCGCCTCCAGGATGTGACCGATGGAGAAGAGGAAGACCACCGTGGCGGCCTCTGCCCATTCCCCGATGCCGGCCGCCCCGAGTACCGCTACCGTCATCAGCAGGTTCATGTCGATGGAACGGGCAGTGCGGAGCGCGGCGAGGCCGGCACGGGCGATGGGAAATCCGCCCAGCACAATAGAAGCCGCCCAAAATGGGATGGTGAGGAGCGGCCCCGCGCCGGCAAGATGCAGGATGCCGGCGGCCGCCCAGGCCAGCCCGCTGGCCAGCGTCAGCCACTCGCGCCGATCGCGCGGCTTCCACCAGGGAACGGAGG
This genomic window from Anaerolineae bacterium contains:
- the cadA gene encoding cadmium-translocating P-type ATPase, producing the protein MEELQHRPFPEQPELRECPACIGRLKDNLLAQAGVEAVDMDAQGILRVRFDPERVSSASLLERARRQESTLQQDIRHLRYTIGGMDCTECARTIEKAVRRLPGVRDAFVNFGLGTLIVEVEGDAEPGPAIERQVSSLGYTLQESNGAQVTVFRVEGMDCADCAAKLEHIVASLEQVRAAKVNFGAGLLTVEHQRPDIIEAVQQQALAAGYRVEPAERAAQGTSVPWWKPRDRREWLTLASGLAWAAAGILHLAGAGPLLTIPFWAASIVLGGFPIARAGLAALRTARSIDMNLLMTVAVLGAAGIGEWAEAATVVFLFSIGHILEARTMDRARNAIQKLFDLSPRLAARLRDGMEEKVPVETLQVGDRILVRPGERIPMDGQVLAGRSSVDQSPITGESMPVEKGPGDVVYAGTLNGEGALEIAVTCLAQDNTLARIVHMVQEAQGSRAPSQRLVDRFAAVYTPVVLALAAGIAAVPPLALGEPFLPWLYRALTLLVISCPCALVISTPVAIVSALSQAARQGILIKGGLHLENAGRLKAVAFDKTGTLTRGRPVVTDLISFNGHKPEELLAIAASIEERSSHALSEAIVSAAQERGLMRWKAEDYRALAGQGAMARVNGCLFILGNARLMEQYALLNPEAREQLEALQGKRRSVVLVASREACEHAGGPHLIGAIGLADEPRPEAAEAVRRLRAAGISRIIMLTGDHHRVAEAIAGELGLDEYYAELLPAQKVQIVDELIKRYERVAMVGDGVNDAPALARATIGIAMGAAGTDVALETADVALMSDDLRKIADLVQLGRRTRRNIIQNVVFSLALKLTFLALAVAGMATLWMAVFADVGASLLVTLNGLRLLAGPRHPVHTHSG